A part of Criblamydia sequanensis CRIB-18 genomic DNA contains:
- a CDS encoding acylphosphatase, translated as MAELFEMHVIAKGKVQGVFFRATTKKHADQLGLFGSVKNLSDGSVEIIAQGPKEKLEELLRLLKVDAHPASVYEFDLHYRPIHQKKESFLILR; from the coding sequence ATGGCCGAGCTTTTTGAAATGCATGTTATAGCAAAAGGAAAAGTGCAAGGCGTCTTTTTTAGAGCCACCACTAAAAAACACGCCGATCAGTTGGGCCTTTTTGGCTCTGTTAAAAATCTTTCAGATGGCTCTGTTGAAATTATAGCTCAAGGGCCCAAAGAAAAGTTAGAAGAACTTCTTCGACTTTTAAAAGTGGATGCCCACCCGGCTAGCGTCTACGAATTTGACCTTCATTATCGACCCATTCATCAAAAAAAAGAATCTTTCCTAATTTTACGTTAG